GATAAAATTTGCCAAAATGGACCAGATGAGAATGATACGTCAGCGGGTTCCGACCGTCTGCGAGATAGGGGAACTTTACCAGGGGAAATTGATCGGACCTCTTCTGAGGTCCATGAAGCAAGTCCACGGGATACGGCCATAGGCATTGCTGATGGTGGTTTGACGTCTCATCTGTTAGGCCTGATCTTAGCTCTCTTCATGTTAATGATATTAGTGGGTTATTGGAGAAGATTGGATTGAATGATTTCTAGTCCTTACTCTCCCGACGATGGCCTTTTATGGTCGTTCAGGGCTGCATGTGATTATGGTGATTGCTTTAGAGGTGCCTCTGCATGGCAATGCGAAGCTCTCCCAGATTCTTGAGCGCATCAACAATGATGCGGAGCTCAGGACCTACTGGAGGGCGAGTAACGTCACAGCCATAGATCGTTTAGGCTATAACGATCATGGCCCGATGCATGTACGCATAGTGGCCCGTTCAGCCCTGAAGATGCTTCGTCTCCTCATTGATGCTGGGGAAGTACCAGACATAGTCAAGAGCTATGCCATGAAGAATGAGGACGCAGAAGTGGTCGTGCTTCTCGCCTCGGCCCTGCATGATATAGGTCACGCGGTGCACCGTGATAACCATGAAGAGTTCTCCGTCGCTCTGGCGCCCGGTGTGGTGCGACGGATTTTAGCTGGCATATATGAGGAGCCGGACATGACTGCTATTTTGGTAGAGGTACTGCACGCCATGATTACGCATCGCAGCGACCTCGAACCCCTAACCCTAGAGGCCAGTGTAGTGCGAGTTGCCGATGCCTTGGATATGGAGAAGGGCAGGGCTCGTATACCATTCAAAACGGGAAGCGTGAACATCCACTCAGTATCCGCCCTGGCCATAGACAAGGTGAGGATCACCAAAGGGGAGGAGAGACCGATAAAGGTGGAGATATGCATGAACAATTCCGCCGGTATATTCCAAATCGATGAGCTATTGAGAGACAAAATCGCTAAAACGTCAATTCGTGATAAGATTACAATAGTGGTGCAAGTCCCCAAGGAAGAGAAGAGGATAATAGAGGAATTGAGGATATGACCTCAATCCGATTCTATTCGTGGAGCCAATAGATAATTTACAGTGCCCTTTCCATCAGCTATAGCAAACTCCAGCTTGACGGGGTAATCATTCCCCAAACTCATGGTCACAATCGTTCCCGCGGGGATGGCCCTGACCATATTGGAGAAGTAATCCAATGGGAAAAGAGACCTTACGCTTTCCTTGCATTCCAACGAGACCAATTGATCCTTTGAGAGCTTCAATGAAACCGAATCAGTATCCCCCTCAGAGACCATTTCAAAGCCGTCAGACTTTGCCATCAAGGCGATATGGTCGGATATGCTCTCCGCGGCCTTGATGCCTTTCTGCAGCTCTTCTGCCGCCACTGCCACTTTGGCGGGAAGGCTGAGGTTCGGAACCTTAGGATCAGACATACCCGTGGTATCGACCAGATTCATGCGCCTCGTCACATTACCAACATTAATCACCAATCTATTCTTATCTTCGTCTTGCTCTAGCGTGATCACATCTCCACTACGGGACAGCCGCAAAACCTCTTTGATCTTGTCCAAGTCTATGCCGAGCTCCGTATCATTGGCGGCATATTCGTCGAAGGCGCTTTTTTCGATCTTCAAATCAACCATTGCCACATGAGCAGGATCTACGGCTTTAAGGGCTACACCTTTGGCATCTACTTTGAACTTAGCTTCGTCCACTAGGGTAGAGACCACATCGACGATGCCCTTGAGCGTCTCAGATTTAACCTTGGCTTGAAACAAAGAATCCCCTTCGTTGGATAATCGCTACGGGTTTAATAAATATTATCTGAACCGTAAACTCTGGACCTAATATTCGCGCCAAGAGGAGGAGCACTTCACACAACGATATATCTTGGTCTCAGGCTCATCGGCGGCGCGCGTCTGCCTAAGCACCCAATAGGCCTCGTTATGACCGCATTTGGGGCATTCGACTGCGGTCTTAGGGAGGGTAGGCGCGTTTCCATCGATTACGGCCATCTCCTTCTGACGCACTTCTGAGACCTTGACAGTCTTACAAATATCTTTTTCCATGTCCGCTTTGCAATTGCACTTCTTGCACACGAACTTATCACTTTTCCTATCGGGTATCATCAATGATCTGCATGAGGGACAGTATTTCATCGTAAAGCGCCTAGGCCGAGTAAAAAATGGTCATATTTAATACCTTCGAGCTCGGAGCCCGTGTTGTTAGCCTTAAATGTACTCCCATCCACCGGGAGATTCCTGCTCCGCAGATTTCACCTTCGGAGACTTTTTACTCGCTCTTTCCACCAAACCACTCATATGACCCTTGGATGCGGGTTTGGCTTTTCGCTCTACCTCTTGTTGAGCCTTTTTCATAAGCCTGATGTTCTTCTTGACATCTTTCTTCTCTAATCGACCATCATTACCAATTCGTTTTTTGCTGATTCGGACTGGAACCTCCGCCTCATCCTCGAAAGAGGCGCTGCCCTCCAAAGGGCTAAGGTCTTCAAAGCTAGGGACCTGCTCCACACGGCGAGAGGGAGAAGTGTATCTGAGAGTTCTAGCTCTGGGGGGAGCTTGGTCCAACGGTGCCTCTCGCCCCACGACTATGTTGGTCTCATGACCGCTGTGCATGGCTATGAACTCCATCTCTCTTCTTGTCTGGTCGGCGATTATTCCGCCAATGTAGGCGAAGGCGATGGTCACGATGTAATTATCCACCTTGAGTAAGGTGATTGACTGCACTGCTCCCATCCAGGATTTGATATACATGGTAGCGAAGGCCAGATATGGCCCTACGAAGGGTATGTTCTGGCCTGCACCATTAATCAAAGCTTCAGGATCTATGACGATGCCATCTATCTGGCTTGGGATTAGTCCAGAATCGAATGCATAGGAGATGACGAAGATGAAAACAAGAGGCATGAGAGCTGCTACGATGGCTCTTCCGGGGGTGCCGGCTCTTCTTCCTCCTACATATCCAGCAATCATTTGCCCAAAAACAGGCAGCCACCATAAAAGCACAGTCAATATGAAGGTGTACTTTGCTGCACTCCAGAAGCTATATGCTACCTTAGCCCCGCGGATCCTCTCGATCTCCTCGTCCTCCACATCATGGAGACGATAGACACCGCTCCTAAGCAGGGAATAAGTTGTCCGCTCTTCCTTCTTGCTCCTGCCGAATCGCAACCCCATCCCTTCAGTCGGACGACTGTCCGACAAAGTGATTATGAATCAGTCAATATAAATGACTTTCCCTTTAGCTGGGAGGCAGCCTCATGCCAAGAAATGTTCATACGCCATATCCGTTTTAACGTGAGCGCTATTCCTGGCCTTTCCTTTCTTCATCGAATAGATCTACTTGTCGGCCCCGACTTGGAAGTGTATAACGAGGGCGACCTTTACCTTAAGCTAATGGCATATCGCGGGACACGCTTATGCTGGTAGAATCTCCGCATGCGCATGAAAACTTTCATTTTATTTTTTTAGACTGATATTGAAGTGGCAACTTGATTCCATTGGGAGGAAATCGATATTATCCAAGATGGAAATTAGGATGAGTTTGGCAGAAAACTCTACATGGAAAATACCCCTGGCCGAAGTCAACGAGGGAAATAACAAAATAAGCCATGCTGTATCAAGGCGTCGCGAGTGCTCTCCACGGTAACAGACCCTGGCCTTGCTTGGTGTTCCATTATCTCCGACATAGGAGTGCCTAGGAACTGAGCCAGCTTCTTCAACCTCTCCAAGGGGAAAGGTTGGTATCCCAACAATATTTGTCTTATGGACCACCCAGGATGCACGCGGGAGCGATACCCCAGCTCCCTACCTAGTTTGTTAATGCTTCCTGCTTTCTCTATCCCTTCTTTGATCAGCATTACTCTGTAACTCGATTGGAGCCACACCTTTTCTGGATCTGAACGGACTCCTCCTCTAGAAAATCTTCCAAGCGCGTATTCATTCACGGGCATTTGATTCTGGTTATTTGATTTAACAATTAATTAATTAAAACTTTTCTCACTAAAAGGGAGAGGCTCCGAACAATTCTGTTAATTTCCACTCCTCCATTCCAAACCTCTCTGGCATATCGTTGGCACTCTCGCTCGATATAAAACACTTTCCGAAGGGCCATATATCACTATAATGCTCCCCGCACCGATAATGGCATATAGATGTTGTAAATTAGCCAACTAGAATAGCATGGCAGTCTTCCGTAAGATCTTGCATCTGCGCACCCAGCATGAGGGAGACATTAAAGACATCACGGGAGAGATCAAAAACGCTGTGCAGGCATCGGGTTTGAAAGAAGGTCTGGCCTGCGCCTTCGTCATGCACTCTACAGCCGCCATTTTCACCATGGAGCATGAACCTGGCCTGGAGAAGGATATGAAGGATGCTCTTCAGCGCATACTCCCTAAGGAGATAGATTATGAGCATCACAAAACTTGGAATGATAGGAATGGCCACTCCCATCTCCGAGCCTCGTTCCTAGGTCCCTCTGTCACCCTGCCGTTTCAGGAAGGAAAATTGGACCTGGGGACTTGGCAGCAGGTGGTGCTCATGGAACTGGATACTAATGGGAGAGAAAGAAAAGTGGTCATTCAGATAGTAGGCGAATAGAATTGTTCGGGACGGATTGAGATGAGATTCAGATTCCTTGGAGGGGCAGAAGAGGTTGGAAAGATAGGGGCATACATCGAGGAAGGAGGAGCCAGCGCCCTAATAGAATATGGGCTGAAGTTGCGGCCCAAGGAAGCGCCAACGCCACCATTACCTCCTCCTCACCATATAGATCATGTCCTCTTAACCCATAGCCACCTCGATCATTGCGGTATGATCCCTTGGCTATGCCGGGAGAATCCAGAGACTAGAATACTCTCGACCAACACCTCCCAAGAGGTAGCCCAGCTACTCTGGCAGGACACCATAAAGATCGCTGATATGGAAGGGTATAGGCGTCCTTTCGAGCCTGAGGACATCCGTTTAGCCATGTCCAGGTTTATCCTTGAGGACTTCGGTCAATCCCTGGATTGGGGAGGGTTCGAGGTTAAACTACACCGGGCTGGGCACATCCCAGGTGCAGCTATGTTCGAGATTAATGGGGTCAGGACATCCTTGTTCACGGGAGATCTCCATACCATATCTACACGCCTCGTCAAGGGAGCAAATCCAGTTAAGTGCGACAACCTATTCATTGAGGCAACCTATGCAGGTCGCAACCATCTCAATTCACGACTCAAGGAAGAGCACCGTTTCATCGAGAAGGTCAAAGAAGTAGTGGATAATGGTGGGAAGGCTATCATACCCTGCTTTGCCGTAGGCCGTACGCAAGAGGTCATGCTCCTCCTCAAGGACCTGAAGCTTAACATGTGGGTAGATGGGATGGGCAAGCATGTCAATCGCATCTACCTTGATGCCGCAGCTCATCTGAACGTCAAAGATTTCAAGAAAGCGTTCAACCGCTTCCGCGCCGTTCGTGTCTCATCCGATCGAAGGAAGGTCAAGAAGGATGCGGACGTCATAGTCACCACCGGAGGCATGCTGGACGGCGGGCCAGTGCTAGAGTATATAGAGGCTTTCCAGAACGATACCAAAACTGCCGTCCTCATGACTGGATATCAGGTTCCTGAGTCGAATGGTAGGCTACTGAAGGAAACCGGCGAGATAGAGGTCCTGACAGAAGAGTCGCGCAACCGGAGCCCTGAGGAGATATTAGGGCCAGTCGAGACAAGGAGGATAAAGGTCAAGTGCCAGGTGGAACAGTTCGACCTCTCCGCGCACGCCGATCATGAGCAGCTCTTAAGGTTCATTCGTGGATGCGAGCCAGAGAACGTGATATTGATGCACTCGGACCAGCCCCAACTCCTAGCCAAGGAGCTGGAGAAGGAGTTCAACGTCATCCTCCCCAAGACAGACCAAGTGATCGAGATCTAACTTCCACCCCTCCTGAGGATGAGTATGTTTATATTCACCGTACCTTATTTTCAACCTAATGAGCAGGATCAGCGAGTACCTCGAGGAAGATATAGGGTTCGGGGACATTACCAGCGAGACCCTTATCGGGGATGAGATTGGTTCTGCCCGCATCAAGGCCAATGAGGATTGCCTCCTGGCAGGCCTGGAAGAGGCCATCGAGGTCTTCAGGGAAGTTGGGGTGAATACCTTCCCCATGGCGCGGGATGGGGAGAGGGTGGCCAAGGGTGAGGACGTGTTGGTGGTGGAGGGGCCGCTAAAGAAAATCCTGCTGGCAGAGCGCCTTGCGCTCAATTTCCTGATGAGGATGAGCGGCGTGGCCACAGCTACGAACAACATTTTGCGGGAATGTCGCAAATACAATCCCCACATAAAGATAGCTGCGACCAGGAAGACCACACCCGGTTTCCGTTATTATGAGAAGAAGGCTGTGGCCATGGGCGGAGGGGATCCGCATCGCTTCCGTTTAGATGATGCCATACTCATAAAGGACAACCATCTGCGTGTGGTCGGTTCCATAACTCAGGCCATCTCCAAGTCCAAGAGCGTATCCTTTAGCAAGAAAGTGGAGGTAGAGGTAGAGACGGTAGAGCAGGCGGTGGAAGCGGCCAAAGCAGGGGCAGACATAATCATGCTGGATAATATGCGCCCTGAACAGGTAGAAGTGGCTTATTTGGCCGTGAAAAGGCTCAACGAGAAGGCCTTGGTGGAGGTGTCCGGAGGCCTATCCCCTGAGACCGCGCCGCACTATGCTAAGCACGCTGACATACTTTCATTGGGGTGGATAACGCATTCAGCTAGGGCTATGCATTTCAATCTTGAGGTAACCTCGGTCAAGCCGCCGCAACAACAGCAGGCCTGATTAGAAATCCAGCTTGGTGCGATGATACCTCAACCCTATCTGCTCAGCTGAGGCCCCGAAGGCCAGTGCGATCATTTCGGGCAGAAAAAGAACAGGGATTCCCTGCTTCTGCCGCAGGTCAAATTGCAGGAAGCAGAAGGGGCAAGGCGTTAATATGCAGTTGGCCCCTGAAGCCTTGAAAAGCTCTGTATTCTCGCGTAAAATGGCTTCAGAGATACGATCCTCTATTCCAGCTAGGCCACCTCCACAACAGCGAGGCCAAAGCTCATTATAGACCACTTGAGCTCCAATCCACTCAGCGAATTTACCTAGGAGCATAGGAGAAAAGTAGGACTCTACACGCAGCAATTTACTAGGCCGTACCAAATGGCATCCGGGATGGCAAGCGAGTCTCAACTCCTTCAGAGGCCTTTTGACCAAAGCATTGATAGCAGACTCCCCCTGGTCCTTTAAGACCTCTGCGATATGCTTCACTTCTACCCCTCCCCGATACTCCAGTCCGATTTGCGCCAAATTTCTATTTATCCTCTCTCTGACGTCTTTTCGCTCTAGGTGATGGATTGCCTCCTTGAATGAAAGGAAGCATCCGTTGCACAGGGAGATGACATCCCTCCTTTCAGTCGAGGCGATTGAGAGCATCCTGCCAACAAACATCAGCCAAGCATCATAACCGAGTGAGCGTAGGCCAATTGGCTCTACGCAGCAGGTAGCTCTGGGAAAAGATAGATAATCGATTCCCATTCGATCAAGGACGAACCTTGAGGATGCCTCGAGGAAGGGAAGTCTTGAGGATATAAGGCATCC
The genomic region above belongs to Methanomassiliicoccales archaeon and contains:
- a CDS encoding HD domain-containing protein: MVIALEVPLHGNAKLSQILERINNDAELRTYWRASNVTAIDRLGYNDHGPMHVRIVARSALKMLRLLIDAGEVPDIVKSYAMKNEDAEVVVLLASALHDIGHAVHRDNHEEFSVALAPGVVRRILAGIYEEPDMTAILVEVLHAMITHRSDLEPLTLEASVVRVADALDMEKGRARIPFKTGSVNIHSVSALAIDKVRITKGEERPIKVEICMNNSAGIFQIDELLRDKIAKTSIRDKITIVVQVPKEEKRIIEELRI
- the pcn gene encoding proliferating cell nuclear antigen (pcna), which codes for MFQAKVKSETLKGIVDVVSTLVDEAKFKVDAKGVALKAVDPAHVAMVDLKIEKSAFDEYAANDTELGIDLDKIKEVLRLSRSGDVITLEQDEDKNRLVINVGNVTRRMNLVDTTGMSDPKVPNLSLPAKVAVAAEELQKGIKAAESISDHIALMAKSDGFEMVSEGDTDSVSLKLSKDQLVSLECKESVRSLFPLDYFSNMVRAIPAGTIVTMSLGNDYPVKLEFAIADGKGTVNYLLAPRIESD
- a CDS encoding transcription factor S is translated as MKYCPSCRSLMIPDRKSDKFVCKKCNCKADMEKDICKTVKVSEVRQKEMAVIDGNAPTLPKTAVECPKCGHNEAYWVLRQTRAADEPETKIYRCVKCSSSWREY
- a CDS encoding helix-turn-helix transcriptional regulator — its product is MNEYALGRFSRGGVRSDPEKVWLQSSYRVMLIKEGIEKAGSINKLGRELGYRSRVHPGWSIRQILLGYQPFPLERLKKLAQFLGTPMSEIMEHQARPGSVTVESTRDALIQHGLFCYFPR
- a CDS encoding secondary thiamine-phosphate synthase enzyme YjbQ, with amino-acid sequence MAVFRKILHLRTQHEGDIKDITGEIKNAVQASGLKEGLACAFVMHSTAAIFTMEHEPGLEKDMKDALQRILPKEIDYEHHKTWNDRNGHSHLRASFLGPSVTLPFQEGKLDLGTWQQVVLMELDTNGRERKVVIQIVGE
- a CDS encoding MBL fold metallo-hydrolase, with amino-acid sequence MRFRFLGGAEEVGKIGAYIEEGGASALIEYGLKLRPKEAPTPPLPPPHHIDHVLLTHSHLDHCGMIPWLCRENPETRILSTNTSQEVAQLLWQDTIKIADMEGYRRPFEPEDIRLAMSRFILEDFGQSLDWGGFEVKLHRAGHIPGAAMFEINGVRTSLFTGDLHTISTRLVKGANPVKCDNLFIEATYAGRNHLNSRLKEEHRFIEKVKEVVDNGGKAIIPCFAVGRTQEVMLLLKDLKLNMWVDGMGKHVNRIYLDAAAHLNVKDFKKAFNRFRAVRVSSDRRKVKKDADVIVTTGGMLDGGPVLEYIEAFQNDTKTAVLMTGYQVPESNGRLLKETGEIEVLTEESRNRSPEEILGPVETRRIKVKCQVEQFDLSAHADHEQLLRFIRGCEPENVILMHSDQPQLLAKELEKEFNVILPKTDQVIEI
- the nadC gene encoding carboxylating nicotinate-nucleotide diphosphorylase → MSRISEYLEEDIGFGDITSETLIGDEIGSARIKANEDCLLAGLEEAIEVFREVGVNTFPMARDGERVAKGEDVLVVEGPLKKILLAERLALNFLMRMSGVATATNNILRECRKYNPHIKIAATRKTTPGFRYYEKKAVAMGGGDPHRFRLDDAILIKDNHLRVVGSITQAISKSKSVSFSKKVEVEVETVEQAVEAAKAGADIIMLDNMRPEQVEVAYLAVKRLNEKALVEVSGGLSPETAPHYAKHADILSLGWITHSARAMHFNLEVTSVKPPQQQQA
- a CDS encoding CoB--CoM heterodisulfide reductase iron-sulfur subunit B family protein, which produces MPSYFLYAGCLISSRLPFLEASSRFVLDRMGIDYLSFPRATCCVEPIGLRSLGYDAWLMFVGRMLSIASTERRDVISLCNGCFLSFKEAIHHLERKDVRERINRNLAQIGLEYRGGVEVKHIAEVLKDQGESAINALVKRPLKELRLACHPGCHLVRPSKLLRVESYFSPMLLGKFAEWIGAQVVYNELWPRCCGGGLAGIEDRISEAILRENTELFKASGANCILTPCPFCFLQFDLRQKQGIPVLFLPEMIALAFGASAEQIGLRYHRTKLDF